The DNA sequence TTTTCACAAACAATCCCACCTGCAAGGTTTGATATGCAGGCTATTTCTTCGGGAGCCATACCGGATACCATGCAAAGGCTGGCTGTACTGATTACCGTATCGCCTGCACCTGAAACGTCCGTGATATCGCGTTTGTGAGCTGGAATGGCTTTGTATGTGCCGTCTTCGCTAATTAAAACCCCCATTTCTGATAAAGTAACCATTACATAATCAATATGTAAATCTTTATGCAGGCGTTCGGTGGCTGAATGGATGTTTTCAGGATCATTTTTGCGCAGGTCCATTTTCAGGCCTTCACTGAGTTCCTTGAAATTGGGCTTAAACAAGGTCACATTTTTATATGCTGAGAAATTCCGTTTTTTGGGGTCGACCAGGGTGGGTATACCCATTTTATTGGCCATTGCCACAATATTTTCAATAACCAGCGGAGTGATGACCCCTTTGTCATAATCTTCAAAAATAATAGCATCCACCTGTTTTTTGCAGATTATCGAAAGCGTATGTTTGACAAAAGCATCTTCCATGATGGACGAGAGGTTCATGCTGTCTTCTTCATCAATTCTCAACAAATGCTGATGTTCACTGATCACCCGGGTTTTAATGGTCGTCTTGCGGTCAGTATCAACCAAAAGGCCTTCTGTAACCAGATTTTTTTCTTTCATGAGTTCTTTGAAAAGAACTCCGTGTTCGTCGTCTCCAATGACAGAGCAAAGAATGGGTGTTGCCCCCAGCGACAGGATGTTCAGAGCCACATTGGCGGCCCCGCCCAGGCGGTTTTCCCGGTTCTGGCTGGTGAGTACCGGCACTGGTGCTTCAGGCGAAATGCGTTCCACCTTGCCCCACATGTACGAATCGATCATCACATCGCCGATGATCAAAACTTTGTATTTATCAAACCCCTGAATGAGGTCTATGATTTTTGAATTATCCAAAATAGTATATTTTGAAAAATAGTTTGCAAAGATAATAAATTCCTTATTATTATTTACATTGGGTCAACATCGAGTTGGACCTGCAATGATTTATACCTGTCTGTTTTTTTGAGTGTATCGATGTATCCGAGCAGGATCTGTTTGGCTTTTGCCGACGAACTTTCTTTTTCTATTTTCAACAAGATAGTCATCAGGTACCAGTTCTGAACTTTGTTGACCAGGGGAGGTTGTGGCCCGACCACCCGACCGCCAAAAGTTTTTTTCAGGTTTTCTGCCAGATCAATGGAGGCTGGATAAAGAATTTCCATTGTTTTATGTTTGAGGGTAATCTGAATCAGGCGGTAGAAGGGCGGATACCTGAATGTTTTTCGCTCAGCAAGCTGGCTTTGGAACATGTGGGTGAAATTATTTCTGATAACATCAAGAATGATGGTGTGTTTGGGATCTGTAGTTTGAATAATTACTTTTCCCTGTTTGTTTTTGCGTCCGGCGCGGCCGCTAACCTGCACCATCAGCTGATAACTTCTTTCGAATGCCCTGAAATCAGGGAAATTGAGCAGATTGTCGGCATTGAGTATGCCGACTACGGCAACATTGTCAAAATCAAGGCCTTTCGATACCATCTGTGTCCCGATGAGGATATTGATGCTTCCTGATTCAAAACCGGCAATTATTTTTTCATAGGCATTGCGCGTGCGGGTAGTGTCGGTATCCAGCCGGGCAATTTTAGCATCGGGAAAGAAAATGGCCATTTCTTCCTCAATTTTTTCTGTACCGAATCCCATGGTTTTAAGTTCCGCATTTCCGCATTGGCCGCATTTTTCAGGGATATGAATGGTGTAGCCGCAATAGTGGCAGACAAGCTGGTTGATTCCCTTATGATAAGTCAGGCTTACGTCGCAATTCTTGCAACGGGGAATCCAGCCACAGGAAGGGCACTGCAGGTAAGGGGAAAATCCCCTCCTGTTTTGGAACAGAATAACCTGTTCTTTATTTTGCAGGGTTTCTGTTATGGAATCGAGCAGCAAAGGGGTGAACATCGATTTCATCTGCCGGCGCTTCCGTGCCTGTAATATATCTGCAATCAGTATTTCCGGCAGCTGAATGTTCTGGTAGCGTTCGGAAAGCTTTACCAGTCCGTATTTCCCGGCCTGGGCATTGAAGTATGATTCGATGGAAGGGGTTGCTGTGCCCAATAGTACCCTGGCTCCGTGAATTCTGGCCATTACTATGGCCGTATCGCGGGCATTGTAGCGGGGTGCAGGGTCAAACTGCTTATAGGAGTTCTCGTGTTCTTCGTCCACTATAATTAACCCAAGGTTGCTGAAAGGCAGGAAAACGGAAGACCTTACCCCAAGAATGA is a window from the Bacteroidota bacterium genome containing:
- a CDS encoding bifunctional ADP-heptose synthase → MLDNSKIIDLIQGFDKYKVLIIGDVMIDSYMWGKVERISPEAPVPVLTSQNRENRLGGAANVALNILSLGATPILCSVIGDDEHGVLFKELMKEKNLVTEGLLVDTDRKTTIKTRVISEHQHLLRIDEEDSMNLSSIMEDAFVKHTLSIICKKQVDAIIFEDYDKGVITPLVIENIVAMANKMGIPTLVDPKKRNFSAYKNVTLFKPNFKELSEGLKMDLRKNDPENIHSATERLHKDLHIDYVMVTLSEMGVLISEDGTYKAIPAHKRDITDVSGAGDTVISTASLCMVSGMAPEEIACISNLAGGIVCEKTGVVPIEKEQLIEEVKKLS
- the priA gene encoding primosomal protein N', translating into MNAAIFADVILPLPLPGLFTYQVPQELEEGIAPGKRVIVQFGARKFYTAIVSKVHHDKPDNYEVKQVISVLDAEPVVNPFQFELWNWIASYYLCTPGEIYKAALPSGLKLESETIVLPNEEFTDDSLLNSKETSLLELLWNHKSLSIQDIIRLSGRKDAAVTVKQLLDKKAAVVEEKLRSGYKPKFETYIKLADTWDNEEKLQQLLDTMKRSPRQIDVIARYVELSDLFINNPPKEVNKTKLLKDIPSGDTALKALIKKKIFLSDEKQTGRLDFSESESLSRSPLNHPQEEAFKEIQAGFENKEVVLLDGVTSSGKTEIYIHLIEEQLEKDKQVLYLLPEIALTTQIINRLKGAFGNKVGIYHSKFNDAERVETWKNLLNPSENNSYKVILGVRSSVFLPFSNLGLIIVDEEHENSYKQFDPAPRYNARDTAIVMARIHGARVLLGTATPSIESYFNAQAGKYGLVKLSERYQNIQLPEILIADILQARKRRQMKSMFTPLLLDSITETLQNKEQVILFQNRRGFSPYLQCPSCGWIPRCKNCDVSLTYHKGINQLVCHYCGYTIHIPEKCGQCGNAELKTMGFGTEKIEEEMAIFFPDAKIARLDTDTTRTRNAYEKIIAGFESGSINILIGTQMVSKGLDFDNVAVVGILNADNLLNFPDFRAFERSYQLMVQVSGRAGRKNKQGKVIIQTTDPKHTIILDVIRNNFTHMFQSQLAERKTFRYPPFYRLIQITLKHKTMEILYPASIDLAENLKKTFGGRVVGPQPPLVNKVQNWYLMTILLKIEKESSSAKAKQILLGYIDTLKKTDRYKSLQVQLDVDPM